One genomic region from Methanocaldococcus fervens AG86 encodes:
- a CDS encoding phage virion morphogenesis protein, whose product MDYDEWIRKFKETVAHEIEKELTAEVDDNIRRGFEKKELKWKPLNEKYKKYKETHGWNTEGLMKHGHLVKATQSRIKVDRKGITVKVINNMEYAAVHEFGFSGTVNVKEHYRKKPKSKKGKKGKKGMTKKKDKNESNKVRVKAHTRNMNIPARPFIKPALEKVQKNLPKIIEKAIKKM is encoded by the coding sequence ATGGATTATGATGAATGGATTAGGAAATTTAAAGAGACAGTAGCTCATGAGATTGAGAAAGAACTAACTGCTGAGGTTGATGACAATATAAGAAGAGGATTTGAAAAGAAAGAACTAAAATGGAAACCTCTGAATGAAAAATACAAAAAATACAAAGAAACACATGGCTGGAACACTGAAGGATTAATGAAGCATGGGCATCTAGTAAAAGCTACTCAAAGTAGGATTAAAGTTGATAGAAAAGGGATAACTGTTAAAGTTATAAACAATATGGAATATGCCGCAGTGCATGAGTTTGGATTTTCAGGAACTGTAAATGTTAAGGAACATTATAGAAAGAAACCAAAATCTAAGAAAGGGAAAAAAGGCAAAAAGGGAATGACAAAAAAGAAAGATAAAAACGAATCTAACAAAGTTAGGGTAAAAGCTCATACAAGGAATATGAATATTCCAGCCCGACCGTTTATAAAACCAGCGTTAGAAAAAGTCCAAAAGAATCTTCCAAAAATCATAGAAAAAGCTATTAAAAAAATGTGA
- a CDS encoding helix-turn-helix domain-containing protein has product MTAKVETASIAVSIKAEGTLIPTTEQLLDELSKVVSEALNGTSYHALSKKTGVNVRTLYAIKNNELANPRIDTVLKILQALGKKLIIVDNW; this is encoded by the coding sequence ATGACTGCTAAGGTAGAAACAGCAAGTATAGCAGTTTCAATTAAAGCAGAAGGAACTCTCATACCCACAACAGAGCAATTACTCGATGAACTATCAAAAGTTGTAAGTGAAGCACTAAATGGGACTTCATACCACGCCCTATCCAAAAAGACAGGTGTGAATGTCAGAACCCTTTACGCAATTAAAAACAATGAATTAGCCAATCCAAGAATTGATACTGTTTTAAAAATTCTACAAGCTTTGGGAAAAAAGCTGATTATCGTTGATAACTGGTGA